Proteins from a single region of Streptomyces vinaceus:
- a CDS encoding Lrp/AsnC family transcriptional regulator: MDDIDRALVRRLQQDAGQSYAALGAAVGLSAGATHERVRKLRERGVIRRTTVEVDPAAVGSGVLAYVMVDSNAWMGDSKEAFEAIAEIQEAHVIAGSASVLVKVRTATTAQLQDVLRRLYAVEGVSGTHATVVLDTFFERPLPL; encoded by the coding sequence GTGGACGACATCGACCGGGCGCTCGTCCGGCGCCTGCAGCAGGACGCGGGCCAGTCGTACGCCGCCCTCGGCGCTGCCGTGGGGCTCTCCGCCGGAGCCACCCACGAGCGGGTGCGCAAGCTGCGCGAGCGCGGGGTCATCCGGCGCACGACGGTCGAGGTGGACCCCGCGGCCGTCGGGAGCGGGGTGCTCGCGTATGTGATGGTCGACTCCAACGCCTGGATGGGGGACTCGAAGGAGGCCTTCGAGGCGATCGCCGAGATCCAGGAGGCGCACGTCATCGCGGGCAGCGCCTCGGTCCTGGTGAAGGTGCGCACGGCCACGACCGCACAGCTCCAGGACGTCCTGCGGCGCCTCTACGCCGTCGAGGGCGTCAGCGGTACGCACGCCACCGTCGTGCTGGACACCTTCTTCGAGCGCCCGCTCCCGCTGTGA
- a CDS encoding response regulator transcription factor — MTATTTAHASTSTSNPTALVRPDGGPCRVLVVDDEASLSELLSMALRYEGCEVRSAGDGAGAVRAAREFRPDVVVLDIMLPDMDGLAVLGQLRREIPQLPVLFLTAKDSVEDRIAGLTAGGDDYVTKPFSLEEVVARLRGLVRRSGAAQAARGGSVLAVGDLRLDEDSHEVSRGGREIHLTATEFELLRYLMRNPRRVLSKAQILDRVWSYDFGGQANVVELYISYLRRKLESGPGYPPMIHTRRGAGYLIKPAE, encoded by the coding sequence ATGACTGCGACGACCACCGCCCACGCGTCCACGTCCACCAGCAACCCGACGGCCCTCGTCCGGCCGGACGGCGGCCCCTGCCGGGTGCTCGTCGTCGACGACGAGGCCTCGCTCTCCGAGCTGCTCTCCATGGCCCTGCGCTACGAGGGCTGCGAAGTCCGCAGCGCGGGTGACGGGGCCGGCGCGGTGCGGGCCGCGCGGGAGTTCCGTCCCGACGTCGTGGTCCTCGACATCATGCTGCCCGACATGGACGGACTCGCCGTCCTCGGACAGCTGCGCCGGGAGATCCCGCAGCTCCCCGTGCTGTTCCTGACCGCGAAGGACTCCGTCGAGGACCGCATCGCGGGCCTGACGGCGGGCGGCGACGACTACGTCACCAAGCCCTTCAGTCTGGAGGAGGTCGTGGCCCGGCTGCGCGGCCTCGTCCGCCGCTCGGGCGCGGCGCAGGCCGCGCGCGGGGGCTCCGTCCTGGCCGTCGGTGATCTGCGCCTCGACGAGGACAGCCACGAGGTGTCCCGGGGCGGCCGGGAGATCCACCTGACCGCCACGGAGTTCGAGCTGCTGCGCTACCTGATGCGCAACCCGCGGCGCGTGCTGAGCAAGGCGCAGATCCTGGACCGGGTGTGGTCGTACGACTTCGGCGGTCAGGCGAACGTCGTCGAGCTGTACATCTCCTACCTGCGGCGCAAGCTGGAGAGCGGCCCCGGCTACCCGCCGATGATCCACACCCGGCGCGGCGCCGGCTACCTGATCAAGCCGGCCGAGTAG
- a CDS encoding PAS domain-containing protein, which translates to MSSRPSRGAARLAAILDALPDALLLVNANGTVVNANSIALEVMESPGTGLVGRGVLDLLPEFDSKLIPGSMRRPGEDEGGRAKPKRMVARRTDGTEFPVEVTAAHLDGRDAYREPQPAYTGDELLMLVVRDLSETVDTEAELARSQRQTEMILRAAAEGVVGTDTEGRVVLVNPAAAQILGYRATDLGNRELHGLIQHSRADGSPFPFEESPLADTLRSGRKHRVRGQVLWNKAGQPVSVDLTTSPVRDGELLVGAVMTFTDRRPYDALAARHAQLLAVLGDSLRGPLEELRGELATLAADDAGQLWPEANQLLHHLAAGYSRMTALVDNVLGFQRLDAGAEKLKKKKVLIDGVVAAGIDGAVELIGPGRVQFAVHAPTIEAEVDAERIAGALAHLVADVAGVDATGKTRQGSGYSDSTIVVAAAQRGEVVRIEVRGPYEGGSPVHEPIVRGVVSAHGGVLQTVEVPGAPGGAYVLELPLGAGAGTVTLPEPEPAKEPAAAEGAGKGPAGRRARRGVDAFLEDAAEEAKANGAAGGGGALALPSGRRRAGEAGAVDAASPELAQSPVNPAGLGTGRRRGRDGDGSGEGGPGRPVPPQGTAMPALPPVPQGPPAGPGPAVPPVQQGSAVPPVPPVPAVPPVPVTEHPAGRRRALGAASAPQPGGPVPATGLGPAPAAASPQASVRPIAPEGGFALPAGPTPAAAPAPAPAQSPAQSPAMAGPVPAPGGAGGETPAGRRGRRVLGAPAAEPAAPAAQPAPAAEEPVPPTGRRRALPATPAWPVPAARTAPEDEEAAGPVAVPGARQPQDAPEAAQPISVRALGTLGQGISVDSGSTNGAGVTGGSGRRRRLAEPAPQGRAFAIGAPEAGADEGPEPLDGPGGAVEVVNRPVPAPVDDELPPEPLDNPRRLLVWPAPDVQTQQALSDRGYRPVIVHSREEVDAQIAAFPAALFVDPLTGPITRTALQSLRQAAVAAEVPVLVTAGLGHATREAAYGADPAVLLKALAPRDSEQHPSRVLLIEEQDAIATALTAALERRGLQVARAGADTDAVELATRIRPNLVVMDLMQVRRRRAGIVDWLRANGQLNRTPLVVYTATGIDPAELPRLASGESVLFLAERSTTADVQGRIVDLLAKIGTN; encoded by the coding sequence GTGAGCAGCAGGCCATCCCGAGGCGCTGCTCGCCTCGCAGCAATACTCGACGCTCTTCCGGACGCGCTGTTGCTCGTCAACGCCAACGGCACGGTCGTCAACGCGAATTCGATCGCCCTCGAAGTCATGGAGAGCCCCGGCACCGGCCTCGTCGGTCGCGGGGTGCTGGACCTCCTCCCCGAGTTCGACTCCAAGCTGATCCCCGGCTCCATGCGCCGGCCCGGCGAGGACGAGGGCGGACGGGCCAAACCCAAGCGGATGGTCGCGCGCCGCACCGACGGCACCGAGTTCCCCGTCGAGGTCACCGCCGCCCACCTCGACGGCCGCGACGCCTATCGTGAGCCGCAGCCCGCGTACACGGGTGACGAGCTGCTGATGCTGGTCGTACGCGACCTCTCCGAGACCGTGGACACCGAGGCCGAGCTGGCTCGCTCGCAGCGGCAGACCGAGATGATCCTGCGCGCCGCCGCCGAGGGCGTCGTCGGCACGGACACCGAGGGACGGGTCGTCCTCGTCAACCCGGCCGCGGCACAGATCCTCGGGTACCGCGCCACCGACCTCGGCAACCGCGAGCTGCACGGCCTGATCCAGCACTCGCGCGCCGACGGCTCGCCGTTCCCCTTCGAGGAGTCCCCGCTCGCCGACACCCTGCGCAGCGGCCGCAAGCACCGGGTCCGCGGCCAGGTGCTGTGGAACAAGGCCGGACAGCCGGTCTCCGTCGACCTGACCACCTCTCCCGTACGGGACGGGGAACTGCTCGTCGGCGCCGTCATGACCTTCACCGACCGGCGGCCCTACGACGCCCTGGCCGCTCGCCACGCCCAGCTGCTGGCCGTCCTGGGCGACTCCCTGCGCGGGCCTCTGGAGGAGCTGCGCGGGGAGCTGGCCACGCTGGCAGCCGATGACGCGGGACAGCTGTGGCCCGAGGCCAACCAGCTGCTGCACCACCTGGCCGCCGGATACTCCCGGATGACCGCGCTGGTCGACAACGTGCTCGGCTTCCAGCGGCTCGACGCGGGCGCCGAGAAGCTCAAGAAGAAGAAGGTCCTGATCGACGGGGTCGTCGCGGCCGGCATCGACGGCGCCGTCGAGCTGATCGGCCCGGGCCGCGTGCAGTTCGCCGTCCACGCGCCGACCATCGAGGCCGAGGTGGACGCCGAGCGGATCGCCGGAGCCCTCGCGCACCTGGTCGCGGACGTCGCCGGGGTGGACGCCACGGGCAAGACCCGCCAGGGCAGCGGGTACAGCGATTCGACGATCGTCGTGGCCGCCGCGCAGCGGGGCGAGGTCGTACGGATCGAGGTGCGCGGGCCGTACGAGGGCGGCAGCCCGGTGCACGAGCCGATCGTGCGGGGTGTCGTGTCCGCGCACGGTGGCGTGCTGCAGACGGTGGAGGTGCCGGGCGCGCCTGGCGGTGCGTACGTACTGGAACTGCCGCTCGGCGCCGGAGCCGGAACGGTGACGCTGCCGGAGCCGGAGCCCGCGAAGGAGCCGGCGGCCGCCGAGGGCGCGGGCAAGGGCCCCGCCGGCCGGCGCGCCCGGCGCGGGGTGGACGCGTTCCTGGAGGACGCGGCCGAGGAGGCGAAGGCGAACGGCGCCGCCGGGGGCGGGGGCGCGCTGGCGCTCCCTTCCGGGCGGCGGCGGGCGGGCGAGGCCGGCGCCGTCGACGCCGCGAGCCCCGAGCTCGCGCAGTCCCCGGTGAACCCGGCGGGCCTGGGCACCGGGCGCCGGCGCGGCCGGGACGGCGACGGCAGCGGCGAGGGCGGCCCCGGCCGTCCCGTGCCCCCGCAGGGCACCGCGATGCCCGCGCTTCCGCCGGTGCCGCAGGGACCGCCGGCCGGTCCGGGTCCCGCTGTGCCCCCGGTGCAGCAGGGCTCGGCGGTGCCGCCCGTACCTCCGGTGCCCGCCGTGCCGCCGGTTCCGGTGACCGAGCATCCCGCCGGGCGGCGGCGCGCGCTGGGTGCGGCCTCCGCGCCGCAGCCCGGCGGGCCCGTGCCCGCGACGGGTCTGGGCCCGGCTCCGGCCGCCGCCTCTCCGCAGGCTTCGGTACGGCCCATCGCTCCCGAGGGCGGCTTCGCGCTGCCCGCCGGCCCGACCCCGGCGGCGGCTCCCGCGCCGGCCCCGGCACAGAGCCCCGCGCAGAGCCCCGCCATGGCCGGTCCGGTCCCCGCGCCCGGTGGGGCCGGGGGCGAGACCCCGGCCGGGCGGCGCGGGCGCCGGGTCCTGGGTGCGCCCGCCGCCGAGCCCGCGGCACCCGCCGCGCAGCCGGCCCCGGCCGCGGAGGAACCCGTACCGCCGACCGGTCGGCGGCGCGCGCTGCCCGCCACGCCGGCCTGGCCGGTCCCGGCTGCCCGGACCGCGCCCGAGGACGAGGAGGCCGCAGGGCCCGTGGCCGTGCCCGGCGCCCGGCAGCCGCAGGACGCCCCGGAGGCCGCGCAGCCGATCAGCGTGCGCGCCCTCGGCACTCTCGGCCAGGGCATCTCGGTCGACTCCGGATCCACCAACGGCGCGGGCGTCACGGGCGGCTCCGGCCGCCGTCGCCGGCTCGCCGAGCCCGCGCCCCAGGGCCGGGCGTTCGCCATAGGGGCCCCCGAGGCGGGCGCCGACGAGGGGCCCGAGCCGCTGGACGGTCCCGGGGGCGCCGTCGAGGTCGTCAACCGGCCCGTCCCGGCGCCCGTGGACGACGAGCTGCCCCCCGAGCCCCTGGACAACCCGCGCCGCCTGCTCGTGTGGCCGGCGCCCGATGTGCAGACCCAGCAGGCGCTCAGCGACCGCGGCTACCGCCCGGTGATCGTGCACTCCCGCGAGGAGGTGGACGCGCAGATCGCCGCGTTCCCCGCCGCGCTGTTCGTGGACCCGCTGACCGGGCCGATCACCCGGACCGCGCTGCAGTCCCTGCGCCAGGCCGCGGTGGCCGCCGAGGTCCCCGTACTGGTCACGGCCGGCCTGGGACACGCCACGCGCGAGGCGGCGTACGGGGCCGACCCGGCCGTCCTGCTCAAGGCGCTCGCGCCGCGCGACAGTGAGCAGCACCCTTCCCGGGTGCTGCTGATCGAGGAGCAGGACGCGATCGCGACGGCGCTGACGGCCGCCCTGGAACGGCGCGGCCTCCAGGTCGCACGAGCGGGCGCGGACACCGATGCGGTGGAGCTGGCGACGCGGATACGGCCCAACCTGGTGGTCATGGACCTCATGCAGGTCCGGCGCCGGCGGGCCGGGATCGTGGACTGGCTTCGTGCCAACGGGCAGCTGAACCGGACCCCGCTGGTCGTCTACACGGCCACGGGGATCGACCCGGCCGAACTGCCGCGGCTGGCCTCCGGGGAGAGCGTCCTCTTCCTCGCCGAGCGGTCCACCACGGCGGACGTCCAGGGCCGCATCGTGGACCTGCTGGCCAAGATCGGAACGAACTAG
- a CDS encoding SSI family serine proteinase inhibitor: MLRLAAFAVTSALAASAVTAAGPLPPLPPLGRLLAAPDRLTITVSSTGNPRANGEYLLECNPVGGNHPEAERACDRLDVLAKQDKDPFAPASKRQICTMQDGGPATAQITGTWQGHRVDATFRRTNGCEIARWNNLEPVLPGGRS, encoded by the coding sequence ATGCTGCGTCTCGCCGCCTTCGCCGTCACCTCCGCCCTGGCCGCCTCGGCGGTCACGGCCGCCGGACCGCTGCCCCCGCTGCCGCCGCTGGGCCGGCTGCTCGCCGCGCCCGACCGCCTCACCATCACCGTGTCCTCCACCGGCAACCCGCGGGCGAACGGCGAGTACCTGCTGGAGTGCAACCCCGTCGGCGGGAACCACCCCGAGGCCGAGCGGGCCTGCGACCGCCTCGACGTCCTCGCGAAGCAGGACAAGGACCCCTTCGCCCCGGCCTCCAAGCGGCAGATCTGCACCATGCAGGACGGCGGTCCGGCCACCGCTCAGATCACCGGAACGTGGCAAGGCCACAGGGTGGACGCGACGTTCCGGCGGACCAACGGATGCGAGATCGCCCGCTGGAACAACCTGGAACCTGTGCTTCCGGGTGGGCGCTCCTGA
- a CDS encoding antibiotic biosynthesis monooxygenase family protein has translation MSIQPVPAFEPPYVMAVFSNVRTPDDAGYPEVLDRMNEIVHANPGFLGYESARTPGGLGITVAYFRDHESLAEWRQDLEHQAAMKKGRADWYESYTLHVATVERSHGFARNG, from the coding sequence ATGAGCATCCAGCCCGTACCCGCCTTCGAACCGCCGTACGTGATGGCGGTCTTCAGCAACGTCCGCACCCCTGACGACGCCGGATATCCGGAAGTCCTCGACCGGATGAACGAGATCGTGCACGCGAATCCGGGCTTCCTCGGCTACGAGTCCGCCCGCACGCCCGGAGGCCTCGGCATCACCGTCGCCTATTTCCGCGATCACGAGTCCCTCGCCGAGTGGCGGCAGGACCTGGAGCACCAGGCGGCCATGAAGAAGGGCCGCGCCGACTGGTACGAGAGCTACACCCTGCACGTCGCGACCGTCGAACGGAGCCACGGCTTTGCCCGCAACGGCTGA
- a CDS encoding amidohydrolase family protein: MPATADAVRAFRERLGLPGLVDVHTHFMPERVLAKVWDYFDAFGPLNGVEWPITYRHEEEHRVALLREFGVRAFTSMLYPHKPAMAAWLNSWSAGFADRTPDCLHTATFFPEDGAGAYVRQAVEAGARVFKAHLQVGGYDPNDGLLDPVWGLLAEAGIPTVIHCGSGPVPAKHTGPEPIARLLARHPRLPLIVAHMGMPEYADFLDLADRYAAVRLDTTMAFTDFSERFRGFPDTERGRLADLGDRILLGTDFPNIPYPYEHQLEALERLGLGDDWLRAVCHDNGARLFRLV; this comes from the coding sequence TTGCCCGCAACGGCTGACGCCGTCCGCGCCTTCCGGGAGCGGCTCGGACTGCCCGGACTGGTCGACGTCCACACGCACTTCATGCCCGAGCGGGTCCTGGCCAAGGTGTGGGACTACTTCGACGCCTTCGGACCGCTGAACGGCGTCGAGTGGCCCATCACCTACCGGCACGAGGAGGAGCACCGGGTCGCTCTCCTGCGGGAGTTCGGGGTCCGGGCCTTCACCTCCATGCTCTACCCGCACAAGCCGGCGATGGCCGCCTGGCTCAACTCCTGGTCCGCCGGCTTCGCCGACCGGACCCCCGACTGCCTGCACACCGCGACCTTCTTCCCGGAGGACGGGGCCGGGGCGTACGTCCGGCAGGCCGTGGAGGCCGGGGCCCGGGTCTTCAAGGCGCACCTCCAGGTCGGCGGGTACGACCCGAACGACGGCCTCCTCGACCCCGTCTGGGGACTGCTCGCCGAGGCGGGCATCCCGACGGTGATCCACTGCGGGTCGGGGCCGGTCCCCGCCAAGCACACCGGACCCGAGCCGATCGCCCGGCTGCTGGCCCGCCACCCCCGGCTCCCCTTGATCGTCGCGCACATGGGGATGCCCGAGTACGCCGACTTCCTGGACCTCGCCGACCGGTACGCCGCGGTGCGCCTGGACACCACCATGGCCTTCACCGACTTCTCCGAGCGGTTCCGCGGTTTCCCGGACACCGAGCGCGGACGGCTCGCGGACCTCGGCGACCGGATCCTGCTCGGCACCGATTTCCCGAACATCCCGTACCCGTACGAACACCAGCTGGAGGCCCTGGAACGGCTCGGCCTCGGCGACGACTGGCTGCGCGCGGTCTGCCACGACAACGGGGCCCGGCTGTTCCGCCTGGTCTGA
- a CDS encoding long-chain fatty acid--CoA ligase, with amino-acid sequence MLSTMQDVPLLVTRILQHGMTIHGKSQVTTWTGEAEPHRRSFAEIGTRATRLANALRDELGVQQDDRVATLMWNNAEHVEAYFAIPSMGAVLHTLNLRLPPEQLVFIVNHAVDRVVLVNGTLLPLLVPLLPHLPTVEHVVVTGIGDRSGLEALAQERGVRVHDYEELIADRATSYDWPELDERQAAAMCYTSGTTGDPKGVVYSHRSIYLHSMQVNMAESMGLTDRDTSLVVVPQFHVNAWGLPHAVFMTGINLLMPDRFLQPAPLAEMIEREKPTHAAAVPTIWQGLLAEVTANPRDLTSMKQVTIGGAACPPSLMEAYDKLGVRLCHAWGMTETSPLGTMAHPPAGLSAEEEWPYRITQGRFPAGVEPRLVGPGGDILPWDGESAGELEVRGTWIAGAYYGGAAGEPLRPEDKFSADGWLKTGDVGVISPDGFLTLTDRAKDVIKSGGEWISSVELENALMAHPEVAEAAVVAVPDDKWGERPLATVVLKEGATVDYAGLRVFLGQSIAKWQLPERWTTVEAVPKTSVGKFDKKVIRRQYADGELEVTKLD; translated from the coding sequence TTGCTGAGCACCATGCAGGACGTACCGCTCCTCGTCACCCGCATACTCCAGCACGGGATGACGATCCACGGTAAATCCCAGGTCACGACCTGGACCGGGGAGGCAGAGCCGCACCGCCGCAGCTTCGCCGAGATCGGTACCCGCGCCACCCGCCTCGCCAACGCCCTGCGCGACGAACTGGGCGTCCAGCAGGACGACCGGGTGGCGACCCTGATGTGGAACAACGCCGAGCACGTCGAGGCGTACTTCGCGATCCCCTCCATGGGCGCCGTACTCCACACCCTCAACCTGCGCCTGCCTCCCGAGCAGCTGGTCTTCATCGTCAACCACGCGGTCGACCGGGTCGTGCTGGTGAACGGGACCCTGCTGCCGCTGCTGGTCCCGCTGCTGCCGCACCTGCCGACCGTCGAGCACGTGGTCGTCACCGGCATCGGCGACCGCTCCGGCCTCGAAGCCCTCGCGCAGGAGCGCGGCGTGCGCGTCCACGACTACGAGGAGCTGATCGCGGACCGCGCGACCTCGTACGACTGGCCCGAGCTGGACGAGCGCCAGGCCGCCGCCATGTGCTACACCTCTGGCACCACCGGCGACCCCAAGGGCGTCGTCTACTCGCACCGCTCCATCTACCTGCACTCCATGCAGGTCAACATGGCCGAGTCGATGGGCCTGACCGACCGCGACACCAGCCTCGTCGTGGTCCCGCAGTTCCACGTCAACGCCTGGGGCCTGCCGCACGCGGTGTTCATGACCGGCATCAACCTGCTGATGCCCGACCGGTTCCTCCAGCCCGCCCCGCTCGCCGAGATGATCGAGCGGGAGAAGCCCACCCACGCCGCGGCCGTCCCCACCATCTGGCAGGGGCTGCTCGCCGAGGTCACCGCCAACCCGCGCGACCTGACCTCGATGAAGCAGGTCACCATCGGCGGCGCGGCCTGTCCGCCCTCCCTGATGGAGGCCTACGACAAGCTCGGCGTCCGCCTCTGCCACGCCTGGGGCATGACCGAGACCTCCCCGCTGGGCACCATGGCGCACCCGCCGGCCGGCCTGAGCGCCGAGGAGGAGTGGCCCTACCGGATCACCCAGGGCCGCTTCCCGGCGGGCGTCGAGCCGCGCCTGGTGGGCCCCGGGGGCGACATCCTGCCCTGGGACGGAGAGTCGGCGGGCGAGCTCGAAGTACGCGGTACCTGGATCGCGGGCGCGTACTACGGCGGAGCCGCTGGTGAACCGCTGCGCCCCGAGGACAAGTTCAGTGCGGACGGCTGGCTCAAGACCGGTGACGTCGGTGTGATCAGCCCCGACGGGTTCCTCACGCTGACCGACCGCGCCAAGGACGTCATCAAGTCCGGAGGCGAGTGGATCTCCAGCGTGGAGCTGGAGAACGCGCTGATGGCGCACCCCGAGGTCGCCGAGGCGGCGGTCGTCGCCGTCCCGGACGACAAGTGGGGTGAGCGACCGCTGGCCACCGTCGTCCTCAAGGAGGGCGCGACCGTGGACTACGCAGGGCTGCGCGTCTTCCTCGGTCAGTCCATCGCCAAGTGGCAGCTCCCCGAGCGCTGGACGACCGTCGAAGCCGTCCCGAAGACCAGCGTCGGTAAGTTCGACAAGAAGGTCATACGGCGGCAGTACGCGGACGGCGAGCTGGAAGTCACCAAGCTGGACTGA
- a CDS encoding PH domain-containing protein, with protein MGLFGNAHTVDPVSAQRDYARLLGQGEQVHAAYLLIRDTILFTDRRLVLIDKQGLTGKKVEYHSVPYRSITHFSVETAGHFDLDAELKIWLSGSAAPIEKTFTKGVDIYEVQAILTQFVAR; from the coding sequence ATGGGGCTCTTCGGGAACGCGCACACCGTCGATCCGGTGTCGGCGCAGCGGGACTACGCGCGGCTGCTCGGGCAGGGGGAGCAGGTGCACGCCGCGTACCTGCTGATACGTGACACGATCCTGTTCACCGACCGGCGGCTCGTGCTCATCGACAAGCAGGGGCTCACGGGGAAGAAGGTGGAGTACCACTCCGTCCCGTACCGGAGCATCACGCACTTCTCCGTGGAGACCGCCGGGCATTTCGATCTCGACGCCGAGCTGAAGATCTGGCTCTCCGGCAGTGCGGCGCCGATCGAGAAGACGTTCACCAAGGGTGTGGACATTTATGAGGTGCAGGCCATCCTCACGCAGTTCGTCGCCCGGTAG
- a CDS encoding DUF2797 domain-containing protein, whose amino-acid sequence MTWRCTGIRWNDGLPAIGWCAEGRGERSSPLVYGQRLAFAALGERHCLGVRRAGKRTPCPTAATVPGRAGNAQCPECARLDRSFSVAADTNAADPRTYRVYLAWFGPEMVKVGITAEERGPARLLEQGAVTWTWLGRGPLMATRRTEELLRAALGVPDRIAYARKRAVRGHLPAAADRAREVGELHARAAALPGWPESLERLECEIADHAGPFGLDGLPAPARVLTAMVPGGAVVGRLAGAAGPDLHLADGLVVDSRLLAGWELVAPDADATTAVPVAELPPLAAPGGQDGLF is encoded by the coding sequence GTGACCTGGCGGTGCACCGGCATCCGGTGGAACGACGGCCTCCCCGCCATCGGGTGGTGCGCCGAGGGTCGCGGTGAGCGCAGCAGCCCGCTCGTGTACGGGCAGCGGCTGGCCTTCGCGGCCCTCGGGGAGCGCCACTGCCTCGGTGTGCGGCGGGCCGGGAAGCGGACCCCGTGCCCCACGGCCGCCACCGTTCCCGGCCGGGCCGGGAACGCCCAGTGCCCCGAATGCGCCCGCCTGGACCGGTCGTTCTCGGTGGCCGCCGACACCAACGCCGCCGATCCGCGCACCTATCGCGTCTACCTGGCCTGGTTCGGGCCCGAGATGGTCAAGGTCGGCATCACCGCCGAGGAGCGCGGCCCGGCCCGGCTGCTGGAGCAGGGAGCGGTGACCTGGACCTGGCTCGGGCGGGGGCCGCTGATGGCCACCCGCCGCACCGAGGAGCTGCTGCGGGCCGCGCTCGGTGTGCCGGACCGGATCGCGTACGCCCGCAAGCGCGCCGTACGGGGCCACCTGCCGGCGGCCGCCGACCGGGCCCGGGAGGTCGGGGAGCTGCACGCCCGGGCCGCGGCCCTGCCGGGGTGGCCGGAGTCGCTGGAGCGGCTGGAGTGCGAAATCGCCGATCATGCCGGGCCGTTCGGGCTGGACGGGCTGCCCGCCCCCGCGCGGGTGCTCACCGCGATGGTCCCCGGCGGGGCCGTCGTGGGCCGGCTCGCCGGCGCGGCCGGTCCCGATCTGCATCTCGCCGACGGCCTCGTGGTGGACAGCCGGCTGCTCGCGGGCTGGGAGCTGGTCGCCCCCGACGCCGACGCCACGACCGCCGTGCCGGTCGCCGAACTGCCGCCGCTCGCCGCTCCCGGCGGGCAGGACGGGCTGTTCTGA
- a CDS encoding antibiotic biosynthesis monooxygenase produces the protein MSIIDTSEQTVPADSGEVNLLIARQVEAGHEEAFEAWAHGILETAATFPGHLGYGLFRPATDGGPWFLVHRFRDHEAFQRWQDSAERAQWFSNCLGHHHTEIARRELHGMETWFAKPGTTRPAPPRWKMAISSGLAIFPISLVGNAVLGPYLVNLHFVVRTAAFAVVFSTLMTYLAMPAVSRLLRPWLTKGGQG, from the coding sequence ATGTCCATCATCGACACGAGCGAGCAGACCGTCCCCGCCGACAGCGGGGAGGTGAACCTGCTGATCGCCCGACAGGTGGAGGCGGGCCACGAGGAGGCGTTCGAGGCCTGGGCCCACGGCATCCTGGAGACGGCCGCGACCTTCCCCGGGCACCTGGGGTACGGGCTCTTCCGTCCGGCCACGGACGGCGGGCCGTGGTTCCTGGTCCACCGCTTCCGCGACCACGAGGCCTTCCAGCGCTGGCAGGACTCCGCCGAGCGGGCCCAGTGGTTCTCCAACTGCCTGGGCCACCACCACACCGAGATAGCCCGGCGCGAACTGCACGGCATGGAGACCTGGTTCGCGAAGCCGGGCACGACCCGGCCCGCGCCGCCGCGCTGGAAGATGGCGATCAGCTCGGGGCTGGCCATCTTCCCGATCTCGCTCGTCGGCAACGCGGTGCTCGGGCCGTACCTGGTGAACCTGCACTTCGTGGTGCGGACGGCCGCCTTCGCCGTCGTCTTCAGCACGCTGATGACCTACCTGGCGATGCCGGCCGTCAGCCGGCTGCTGCGGCCCTGGCTGACCAAGGGCGGCCAGGGCTGA
- a CDS encoding SigE family RNA polymerase sigma factor, whose amino-acid sequence MTTPVCTLASNPTPYPSFSAYVRTRGSVLMRTARSLTANPCDAEDLLQTALTKTYVAWDRIEDHRALDGYVRRALVNTRTSQWRKRKVDEFACEELPEPEGTPGYDPAEAQALRDAMWRAVTRLPDRQRAMVVLRYYEDLSEAQTAELLGVSIGTVKSAVSRALVKLREDPELTPVR is encoded by the coding sequence ATGACCACGCCTGTGTGCACGCTCGCCTCGAACCCGACGCCGTACCCGTCGTTCTCGGCGTACGTCCGGACCCGCGGCTCGGTCCTGATGCGCACCGCACGCTCGCTCACCGCCAACCCGTGCGATGCCGAGGACCTGCTCCAGACGGCCCTCACCAAGACGTACGTCGCCTGGGACCGCATCGAGGACCACCGCGCCCTTGACGGCTACGTCCGCCGCGCCCTGGTCAACACCCGTACCTCCCAGTGGCGCAAGCGCAAGGTCGACGAGTTCGCCTGCGAGGAGCTCCCGGAGCCCGAGGGGACACCCGGGTACGACCCCGCCGAGGCGCAGGCGCTGCGCGACGCGATGTGGCGGGCGGTGACCCGGCTTCCCGACCGGCAGCGGGCCATGGTCGTCCTGCGCTACTACGAGGACCTGAGCGAGGCGCAGACCGCCGAGCTGCTCGGGGTCTCGATCGGCACGGTCAAGAGCGCCGTCTCCCGCGCCCTGGTCAAGCTCCGCGAGGACCCGGAGCTCACGCCGGTCCGCTGA